Proteins encoded together in one Epinephelus moara isolate mb chromosome 2, YSFRI_EMoa_1.0, whole genome shotgun sequence window:
- the LOC126401182 gene encoding GTPase IMAP family member 4-like, which translates to MAFSALRRSQRDGRGKGKNTTRSENTDIDPNEEIRMVLIGKTGNGKSESGNNILNRKAFASVLSPQSVTSECEKAKGMVDGRRVAVIDTPGIYDTKYKEAEVLGKLKECISFSAPGPHVFLIVVKLSRFTEEEQKTVELLQQVFGDKAADYSMVLFTHGDRLGQTKIEDFFRKSHQLSHLIRKCNGRYHVLNNTLSDNSQGPQLLAKIVKMIGENGGTFYTNEMFQEAEKAIQEQQLKILKASAEQKLREEEKLRAMFEGEHLQKELNNLNNEYKRKSREKAERKNKFIHTGLVITTAEVGMAIGAGAAAVGGPICIAVGAAVGGAVGAVVGVLAPAAVIALKNKCSVQ; encoded by the exons ATGGCCTTCAGTGCTCTGAGGCGAAGTCAGAGGGATGGCAGAGGCAAAGGCAAAAACACTACAAGGAGCGAGAACACAG ATATTGATCCCAATGAAGAAATCCGAATGGTGCTGATCGGAAAGACAGGAAATGGGAAGAGTGAATCGGGAAACAACATCCTAAATCGAAAGGCTTTTGCGTCAGTCCTCTCTCCGCAGTCTGTGACGTCAGAGTGTGAAAAGGCcaaagggatggtggatggacgCAGGGTCGCAGTCATCGACACACCTGGAATATACGACACAAAGTACAAAGAAGCCGAGGTGCTCGGGAAGCTGAAGGAGTGCATCTCTTTCTCCGCTCCCGGCCCACACGTGTTCCTGATTGTGGTCAAGTTGAGCAGATTCACAGAGGAAGAACAGAAAACTGTTGAACTTCTGCAGCAGGTGTTTGGTGACAAAGCTGCAGACTACTCCATGGTTCTCTTCACTCACGGTGACCGGCTGGGACAGACAAAAATTGAAGACTTTTTTAGAAAAAGTCATCAACTTAGCCATTTGATCAGAAAATGTAACGGGCGGTATCACGTCCTCAATAACACACTGTCCGATAACAGCCAGGGGCCTCAGCTGCTCGCAAAGATAGTAAAGATGATCGGTGAAAATGGAGGAACGTTTTACACAAATGAAATGTTCCAGGAGGCAGAAAAAGCGATCCAAGAACAGCAACTAAAGATTTTGAAGGCCAGTGCCGAGCAAAAActcagagaagaggaaaaactgagGGCGATGTTTGAAGGAGAGCACCTGCAGAAAGAGTTGAATAATCTCAATAATGAGTACAAACGAAAATCaagagaaaaggcagagaggaaaaacaaattcATTCACACTGGTCTGGTCATAACAACTGCTGAAGTGGGTATGGCAATcggtgctggggcagcagctgTTGGAGGTCCAATTTGCATCGCCGTCGGAGCAGCGGTGGGCGGAGCAGTCGGGGCTGTAGTGGGAGTCTTAGCACCAGCAGCAGTGATAgctctgaaaaataaatgctcTGTGCAATAA